One stretch of Natronobacterium texcoconense DNA includes these proteins:
- a CDS encoding helix-turn-helix transcriptional regulator: MDWEKAHAAYMVLHKRLSIFKRLLDAPAYQNQLVDEVDASQSTVYRGLNQLEDHNLVEKQDGMYIPTTFGQIVYTQYDRTDEIVRTFAESKRLLETKQQIGTVLDPSIARNATTHVIGEMRSDLVYEYLEEQVSGASKMGGVVPTIFRPIVETYLNKTAANQLDAEFVFGKEATEQVQTKLSDEFKSLFNTGNFDAYSYSGEIPMGVVVITEPVEHVLVVIHDDIGVVRGIIDSKDRTAITWAKDWYSKHEAESTPLTLS; this comes from the coding sequence ATGGATTGGGAGAAAGCGCACGCCGCCTACATGGTCCTCCACAAACGGTTGTCAATATTCAAACGACTCCTCGATGCCCCAGCTTATCAAAACCAACTGGTCGACGAGGTAGACGCCTCACAGTCGACGGTTTACCGTGGACTCAACCAACTCGAAGATCACAATCTAGTGGAAAAACAAGATGGTATGTATATACCAACAACGTTCGGCCAAATCGTATATACACAGTATGACCGAACCGATGAAATCGTCCGGACCTTTGCAGAATCGAAGCGGTTACTTGAAACCAAACAACAAATTGGAACCGTTCTTGACCCGTCCATCGCTCGTAATGCAACGACACATGTGATCGGGGAGATGAGATCCGATCTTGTGTACGAATACCTTGAAGAACAAGTCTCTGGGGCGTCCAAAATGGGTGGTGTCGTGCCGACTATTTTTAGGCCTATAGTAGAGACGTATTTGAATAAGACAGCAGCAAACCAACTGGATGCTGAATTTGTCTTCGGCAAGGAAGCGACTGAACAAGTGCAAACAAAGCTCAGTGACGAATTCAAAAGCCTTTTTAACACCGGGAATTTCGATGCATATTCGTACTCAGGTGAAATCCCGATGGGGGTAGTCGTAATCACAGAACCCGTCGAACATGTTCTTGTCGTTATTCACGACGATATTGGGGTTGTTCGTGGTATCATTGATTCTAAGGACAGAACCGCAATTACGTGGGCAAAAGACTGGTATTCAAAACATGAAGCCGAGAGTACACCGTTAACACTCTCCTGA
- a CDS encoding ribbon-helix-helix domain-containing protein — translation MVKSTVRFPEEVMALVQAHTDEGEFTNKSEFQRFAVEYLLTELEDDYEPTLTQFDEIRESALEDDDPEPAEFIQTAEPSEFLRTASRVRQCAVRGDVETAYELIDTRHPPESPKAMLLDLIVQGVTSDEQE, via the coding sequence ATGGTCAAGTCGACGGTTCGGTTCCCCGAGGAGGTGATGGCACTCGTCCAGGCACACACCGACGAGGGCGAATTCACCAATAAGTCGGAGTTCCAGCGCTTCGCCGTGGAGTATCTGCTCACCGAACTCGAGGACGATTACGAGCCGACGCTGACGCAGTTCGACGAGATTCGCGAGAGCGCGCTCGAGGACGACGACCCCGAACCGGCCGAGTTCATCCAGACCGCCGAGCCGTCGGAGTTCCTCCGGACGGCGAGTCGCGTTCGTCAGTGTGCGGTACGGGGCGACGTCGAAACGGCCTACGAACTGATCGATACGCGTCACCCACCTGAGAGTCCGAAGGCGATGCTTCTCGATCTGATCGTACAGGGTGTGACGTCCGACGAACAGGAGTGA
- the thiE gene encoding thiamine phosphate synthase encodes MDPANWRTYLITQESISSGRSTLEIVEDAIAGGIDVVQLREKETEARWRYELGLELREVTAEAGVDLIVNDRVDVARAIDADGVHVGQSDLPVSVARDILGPDTIVGCSASTVAEAREAEAEGADYLGVGSIYGTTSKAVPEEESGVGPERVAEITDSVAIPVVGIGGITAENAGPVVAAGAAGVAVISEITTAEDPRDATEALRSAVETTKTVGGEGRSE; translated from the coding sequence ATGGATCCGGCGAACTGGCGTACTTACCTCATCACCCAGGAATCGATCTCGAGTGGCCGCTCGACCCTCGAGATCGTCGAGGACGCGATCGCGGGCGGGATCGACGTCGTTCAGCTACGCGAGAAGGAAACGGAGGCCCGGTGGCGGTACGAACTCGGCCTCGAGTTGCGGGAGGTGACTGCGGAGGCGGGCGTCGACCTGATCGTCAACGACCGCGTCGACGTCGCACGGGCGATCGACGCCGACGGCGTCCACGTCGGCCAGTCGGACCTGCCGGTCTCGGTCGCTCGCGATATTCTGGGTCCGGACACCATCGTCGGCTGTTCGGCCTCGACGGTCGCAGAGGCTCGAGAAGCGGAAGCCGAGGGTGCGGACTACCTGGGTGTCGGCTCGATCTACGGGACGACCTCGAAAGCGGTTCCGGAGGAAGAATCCGGCGTCGGTCCCGAGCGAGTCGCAGAGATCACCGACTCGGTCGCGATTCCAGTCGTCGGAATCGGTGGCATCACGGCCGAGAACGCAGGGCCGGTCGTCGCGGCAGGGGCTGCTGGCGTCGCCGTCATCTCCGAGATCACGACCGCCGAGGACCCACGCGACGCGACCGAGGCGCTGCGCTCGGCCGTCGAAACGACGAAGACCGTCGGCGGCGAAGGGAGAAGCGAATGA
- a CDS encoding glutamate-cysteine ligase family protein: MKTSLEVEYWVVDDDGDLVSPDTLLDVSDQIDPEFVEPMIELKTTPCSSMTELRSEFRELLATVVDAAHEQDKRLVPLATPLHAAPDELPYRNKRGTDLQRRIVGPTFDDARVCAGTHMHFEQSNVPAQLNALTAIDPAFALVNSSSHYRGEPILACARPYLYRRSCYGPCPEQGQLWSYVDSVDEWEAKLETAYDCFRERALEHGVDPDEFDDEFSPYDAVWTPVRLRKAMPTVEWRSPDVALPSQIFALAETVGSIVEHADARGVTYEGSNSSGGLVLPDFETVETVTDAAIYDGLEDERVQEYLRRLGFTPDAYEPLSGRLPNSRVTEREAKGLRLEAASQLEREVGKGRARA; the protein is encoded by the coding sequence ATGAAAACCAGCCTCGAGGTCGAGTACTGGGTCGTCGACGACGACGGCGACCTGGTCTCGCCCGACACACTGCTCGACGTTTCGGATCAGATCGATCCGGAGTTCGTCGAGCCGATGATCGAGCTCAAAACGACGCCGTGCTCGTCGATGACGGAACTCCGGTCGGAGTTTCGCGAGCTACTGGCGACCGTCGTCGACGCCGCCCACGAACAGGACAAGCGGCTCGTCCCACTGGCGACGCCGCTACACGCCGCGCCCGACGAGCTTCCGTACCGGAACAAGCGCGGAACCGACCTCCAGCGACGGATCGTGGGCCCAACGTTCGACGACGCCCGCGTCTGTGCCGGGACGCACATGCACTTCGAGCAGTCGAACGTCCCCGCCCAGTTGAACGCCCTGACCGCGATCGATCCCGCGTTCGCGCTCGTGAACAGCTCCTCGCACTACCGCGGCGAACCGATCCTCGCGTGCGCTCGACCCTACCTCTACCGGCGCTCGTGTTACGGCCCCTGTCCCGAACAGGGCCAGCTATGGTCGTACGTCGACAGCGTCGACGAATGGGAGGCGAAACTCGAGACCGCCTACGACTGCTTCCGCGAACGCGCGCTCGAGCACGGCGTCGACCCCGACGAGTTCGACGACGAGTTCAGCCCCTACGACGCGGTCTGGACCCCAGTTCGACTCCGGAAGGCGATGCCAACCGTCGAGTGGCGCTCGCCCGACGTCGCATTGCCGAGCCAGATCTTCGCACTCGCGGAGACCGTCGGATCAATCGTCGAGCACGCGGACGCCCGCGGCGTAACCTACGAGGGATCGAACTCGAGCGGCGGACTCGTCCTCCCCGACTTCGAGACGGTCGAAACGGTGACCGACGCCGCGATCTACGACGGCCTCGAGGACGAACGCGTCCAGGAGTATCTGCGACGGCTCGGCTTCACACCCGACGCATACGAGCCGCTTTCCGGTCGACTGCCCAACTCGAGGGTGACAGAACGGGAAGCGAAAGGACTGCGACTCGAGGCCGCGAGTCAGCTGGAGCGAGAAGTTGGGAAGGGCCGGGCTCGAGCGTAA
- a CDS encoding haloacid dehalogenase type II — MSFDPDSVRTVTFDSYSTLVDVDAVETALADRVDDPEPISRTWRERSLQYTFVGTVLGTDASFYDVNRDALEYAMAAHGIETTPDEREEILSVYHDLEPFDDVRESLERLDDAGYDLYVLSNGTPEMLSSMVDVAAIDELIEDAISAYELPTFKPDADLYRHAAGRTGTPIDRIAHVSAMWFDVQGAIEAGMQGVWIDRKKTPWEPFGPEPDLIGEGLEGLVELLT; from the coding sequence ATGTCCTTCGACCCGGACAGCGTCAGGACAGTGACGTTCGACTCCTACAGTACGCTGGTCGACGTCGACGCGGTCGAGACCGCGCTCGCCGACCGTGTGGACGACCCCGAACCGATCTCGCGGACGTGGCGCGAACGATCGCTGCAGTACACCTTCGTCGGAACCGTTCTCGGCACCGACGCGTCGTTCTACGACGTCAACCGCGACGCCCTCGAGTACGCGATGGCGGCCCACGGGATCGAGACGACGCCGGACGAGCGCGAGGAGATCCTCTCGGTCTACCACGACCTCGAGCCCTTCGACGACGTCCGCGAGAGCCTCGAGCGCCTCGACGACGCGGGGTACGACCTCTACGTCCTCTCGAACGGGACGCCCGAGATGCTCTCGTCGATGGTCGACGTCGCAGCAATCGACGAGCTGATCGAGGACGCGATCAGCGCCTACGAACTGCCGACGTTCAAGCCCGACGCGGACCTCTATCGCCACGCCGCCGGGCGAACGGGGACGCCGATCGATCGGATCGCTCACGTCTCGGCGATGTGGTTCGACGTCCAGGGTGCGATCGAGGCGGGAATGCAGGGCGTCTGGATCGACCGGAAGAAAACTCCCTGGGAGCCGTTCGGCCCCGAGCCCGACCTGATCGGTGAGGGTCTCGAGGGGCTGGTCGAACTACTTACGTAG
- the thiM gene encoding hydroxyethylthiazole kinase — MTPEIDVTSDGLAESLRTVADGQPLIQALTNEVTMNDVANLILHWEALPVMADSPGDAGEMAELASAVLLNIGQVPEGKIEAMQEAARKANERDIPVVLDPVGVGSTATRESVAKDLLEEVDFAIIKGNYGEISTLAGVDAEVKGVESVGDYEEIERAVTSLADSSNAVVVASGVEDVVGDGEGASRLTAGHEMLGEVVGTGCMLGATLAAFAGAVEDVHAAALHGTLAFGLAGERAAEMTYNGPGSYRTNFQDAVYGFTPESASDVDLESRVDRLD; from the coding sequence ATGACCCCAGAGATCGACGTCACCAGCGACGGGCTCGCGGAATCGCTTCGGACCGTAGCGGACGGGCAGCCGCTGATCCAGGCGCTGACCAACGAGGTGACGATGAACGACGTGGCGAACCTGATCCTCCACTGGGAGGCGTTACCAGTGATGGCCGACTCCCCCGGTGACGCCGGTGAGATGGCCGAACTCGCAAGCGCCGTCCTGCTCAACATCGGACAGGTGCCCGAAGGGAAAATCGAGGCGATGCAGGAGGCCGCCCGGAAAGCGAACGAGCGGGACATTCCGGTCGTTCTCGATCCAGTCGGCGTCGGATCGACGGCCACCCGGGAGTCGGTCGCGAAAGACCTGCTCGAGGAGGTCGACTTTGCGATCATCAAGGGCAACTACGGCGAGATCAGCACGCTCGCCGGCGTCGACGCCGAGGTCAAGGGCGTCGAATCCGTCGGCGACTACGAGGAGATCGAACGGGCTGTGACGTCGCTCGCCGACTCGAGCAACGCGGTCGTCGTCGCCTCCGGGGTCGAGGACGTCGTCGGCGACGGCGAGGGAGCCTCCCGGCTGACCGCAGGTCACGAGATGCTCGGCGAAGTCGTCGGCACCGGCTGTATGCTCGGCGCGACGCTGGCGGCGTTTGCCGGCGCGGTCGAAGACGTTCACGCGGCCGCCCTCCACGGGACGCTCGCGTTCGGACTCGCGGGCGAGCGCGCGGCGGAGATGACGTACAACGGGCCGGGAAGCTACCGGACGAACTTCCAAGATGCCGTCTACGGATTCACGCCCGAGAGCGCGTCGGACGTCGACCTCGAGTCGCGAGTCGACCGTCTCGACTGA